One stretch of Corallococcus exiguus DNA includes these proteins:
- a CDS encoding TIGR02266 family protein translates to MAELNQAGAVGLVVKLPFATPEEFLAKYGGNITQGGIYLRAKAVRPPGTAVTLDLRLASGDRLLYTAAIVHFVTGQQGQGISGMGLKFGEADPPTRRFLDAAVAILPHAQSDVPPVPNGVGPADFSVPAPAAAPALPPAVAAVPGASARMDSPAAAAAPALEMVTDAALGLTIDEPPRTGPVIGIDLGTTNSCAAFVRGNKPGVLPSREGHNTVPSILAFNQRGKLVVGHPAKGQMLTNPRQTVYGAKRLVGRPYASPIVGQIKGRFHYEIAAGQAGEAAVRLGDRIYSLQQISALILREVREVAQNQLGQIISRAVITVPAYYNDNQRHAVREAGKLAGLYVERILNEPTAAALAYGYGKKLNQRVLVYDLGGGTFDASVLELHDTVYEVISTGGDTFLGGIDFDNAIVEYLLEEFQRQTGRAFQGDRVALQRINDAAERAKCALSERSEMRVHVAFITMIDNKPYDLDVTLTRQKLIALTEGLVDRTVQVCEEVLQAKGLKPTDIDEVILVGGQSRFPLVHEKITKFFGRPPSKGVHPDEAVALGAALLAHSLGQMEGVVLIDVLPMAIGVGLPGGRFKPVLERNVSLPAAKSYTLSTHRDGQTELELTVFQGDSDRAQDNEYLGTLRLAGLPKKPRGAVQVSVTFEVNNESLLKVTAKEGTTGREVVSTFTTRDTPESVKARLAQEESAPAPVPPVVTPGNVAPAARKVAAAPPVVQEAAPDVAIVSKQKGFMGWLKGLFGRA, encoded by the coding sequence TTGGCGGAATTGAATCAAGCGGGGGCGGTCGGGCTGGTGGTGAAGCTGCCCTTCGCCACCCCCGAGGAGTTCCTCGCGAAATACGGGGGCAACATCACCCAGGGCGGCATCTATTTGCGCGCCAAGGCCGTGCGCCCCCCAGGCACGGCCGTTACCCTGGACCTCCGCCTGGCAAGCGGCGACCGGCTCCTCTACACGGCGGCCATCGTCCACTTCGTCACCGGTCAGCAGGGCCAGGGCATCTCCGGCATGGGTCTGAAGTTCGGGGAGGCGGATCCCCCAACCCGCCGATTCCTGGACGCCGCGGTCGCCATCCTCCCGCACGCCCAGTCGGACGTGCCGCCCGTGCCCAACGGCGTGGGCCCCGCCGACTTCTCCGTGCCCGCCCCGGCGGCGGCCCCTGCCCTGCCCCCGGCCGTGGCCGCGGTCCCCGGCGCCTCGGCCCGGATGGACTCCCCGGCCGCTGCCGCCGCGCCCGCGCTGGAGATGGTGACGGATGCCGCGCTGGGGCTGACCATCGACGAGCCGCCCCGGACGGGGCCGGTGATCGGCATCGACCTGGGGACGACGAACTCGTGCGCCGCGTTCGTGCGCGGCAACAAGCCCGGGGTGCTGCCCAGCCGCGAGGGCCACAACACGGTGCCCTCCATCCTCGCGTTCAACCAGCGCGGCAAGCTGGTGGTGGGCCACCCCGCGAAGGGGCAGATGCTCACCAACCCGCGCCAGACGGTGTACGGCGCCAAGCGGCTGGTGGGCCGACCGTACGCGTCGCCCATCGTGGGGCAGATCAAGGGCCGCTTCCACTACGAGATCGCCGCGGGCCAGGCCGGCGAGGCGGCGGTGCGGCTGGGTGACCGCATCTATTCGCTCCAGCAGATCTCCGCGCTGATCCTCCGCGAAGTGCGTGAGGTGGCGCAGAACCAGCTGGGCCAGATCATCTCGCGAGCGGTCATCACGGTGCCCGCCTACTACAACGACAACCAGCGGCACGCGGTGCGCGAGGCGGGCAAGCTCGCGGGCCTGTACGTGGAGCGCATCCTCAACGAGCCCACGGCGGCGGCGCTGGCGTACGGTTACGGCAAGAAGCTCAACCAGCGCGTGCTGGTGTACGACCTGGGTGGCGGCACGTTCGACGCGTCGGTGCTGGAGCTGCACGACACCGTCTACGAGGTGATCTCCACCGGCGGCGACACGTTCCTGGGCGGCATCGACTTCGACAACGCCATCGTGGAGTACCTCCTGGAGGAGTTCCAGCGGCAGACGGGCCGCGCCTTCCAGGGGGACCGGGTGGCCCTGCAGCGCATCAACGACGCGGCGGAGCGGGCCAAGTGCGCCCTGTCCGAGCGCTCCGAGATGCGGGTGCACGTGGCCTTCATCACGATGATCGACAACAAGCCGTACGACCTGGACGTCACGCTCACGCGGCAGAAGTTGATCGCCCTGACAGAGGGGCTGGTGGACCGCACGGTCCAGGTCTGTGAAGAGGTGCTCCAGGCCAAGGGGCTGAAGCCCACGGACATCGACGAGGTGATCCTCGTCGGTGGGCAGAGCCGCTTCCCGCTGGTGCACGAGAAGATCACGAAGTTCTTCGGCCGGCCGCCCAGCAAGGGCGTGCACCCGGACGAGGCCGTGGCGCTGGGCGCGGCGCTCCTGGCGCACAGCCTGGGACAGATGGAAGGCGTGGTGCTCATCGACGTGCTGCCCATGGCCATTGGCGTGGGGCTGCCGGGTGGGCGCTTCAAGCCGGTGCTGGAGCGCAACGTGTCGCTGCCGGCGGCCAAGAGCTACACGCTCTCCACGCACCGGGACGGACAGACGGAGCTGGAGCTCACCGTCTTCCAGGGCGACTCCGACCGCGCGCAGGACAATGAATACCTGGGCACGCTGCGGCTCGCGGGCCTGCCGAAGAAGCCTCGCGGCGCGGTGCAGGTGTCGGTGACGTTCGAGGTGAACAACGAATCGCTGCTCAAGGTGACCGCGAAGGAAGGCACCACGGGGCGCGAGGTCGTCAGCACGTTCACTACCC